From Coffea arabica cultivar ET-39 chromosome 10e, Coffea Arabica ET-39 HiFi, whole genome shotgun sequence, one genomic window encodes:
- the LOC113713408 gene encoding serine/threonine-protein kinase ZRK1-like, giving the protein MDKLRNVLPFYKRKDEKEHFRHNGSLLLEGLIGCFGGRYELPIRSFSAGEVIRATNNFSEQVNRIAHDGSKFFRGNLQDRPILVKFGGIGRRGTPAWVEFIIRGIVVNSQMSHLKNVLHLIGCCLEFELPAVVYDYTPGMESLTHSLSYPRNGKLLSWKSRIKIASDIANVLLYLHTTFPSPIIFRDLTLASVILDNSGVAKLFGFEYSISLPPGEKKVEDEPRGTYGYLDPEYMMSGFVTEKSDVFSLGIFILLLITGETRVFKDGESIVTCVKRRLENDPLKHVLDPKSFEEEGYNEHEIEQHLLPFTNLALRCTEEKGEDRPDMIEVAKQLRQIEKSLRNY; this is encoded by the coding sequence ATGGATAAACTGAGAAACGTTCTGCCGTTCTATAAACGAAAGGATGAGAAGGAGCACTTTCGCCACAATGGAAGTTTACTGCTGGAGGGactaattggttgttttggtgggCGGTACGAGCTTCCCATTCGAAGCTTCAGTGCCGGAGAAGTCATCAGGGCAACCAATAACTTTTCAGAACAGGTCAATCGTATTGCCCATGATGGTTCGAAGTTTTTCAGAGGAAATTTGCAAGACCGGCCcattttggttaaatttggtgGGATAGGAAGAAGAGGGACTCCAGCCTGGGTTGAGTTTATCATTCGTGGCATAGTTGTCAATTCACAAATGAGTCACCTCAAGAATGTCTTACATCTTATAGGCTGCTGTTTGGAATTCGAGCTTCCTGCTGTGGTGTATGATTATACTCCTGGGATGGAATCTCTTACTCATTCCCTCAGCTATCCCCGTAATGGTAAACTACTTTCTTGGAAAAGTAGAATAAAGATTGCAAGTGACATAGCCAACGTCTTGCTTTATCTTCATACAACATTTCCTTCACCAATCATTTTTCGGGATTTGACATTAGCCAGCGTGATATTGGACAATAGCGGAGTAGCTAAATTATTTGGCTTTGAATATTCGATATCCCTTCCCCCTGGAGAAAAGAAGGTTGAAGATGAGCCTCGTGGCACTTATGGATACCTCGACCCTGAATACATGATGTCAGGCTTTGTGACCGagaagagtgatgtgttcagcTTAGGGATATTTATCCTTCTGCTAATTACTGGAGAAACACGTGTGTTCAAGGACGGTGAATCAATAGTAACTTGTGTCAAACGCCGCTTAGAGAATGATCCACTCAAACATGTTCTGGATCCCAAGAGTTTTGAAGAGGAAGGCTACAACGAACATGAGATAGAGCAGCATTTGTTGCCTTTTACTAATCTTGCTTTGAGATGTacagaagaaaaaggagaagatAGGCCAGATATGATCGAGGTTGCAAAACAGCTCCGCCAAATCGAGAAGTCTCTGCGCAATTATTAG
- the LOC113711527 gene encoding serine/threonine-protein kinase ZRK1-like: MDKLRNVFPFYKRKDEKEESLSSHFCQNGSLLLKELIACFGGRYELPIRSFTAGELIRATNNFSEQVNHIALDDWKFFRGNLQDRPILVKFGEVGREFPRITEFVIREIVVNSQMGHPKNVSHLIGCCLEFELPAVVYAYAPGMESLTHSLSYPRNSKLLSWKSRIKIASDIANVLLYLHTAFPSPIIFRDLKLARVILDNSGVAKLVGFMVQSHGRGRGRGLERSTSVSAYRSRLGVTRPSQSVAVTTRLISRRVKYFGIVSSRYRIGRGRDGDDSAESSRSRPRLRTMVGFDLSISLPPGEKKVEDEICGTFGYVDPEYVKSCFVTEKSDVYSLGVFILLLISGETSVLKDDELTVAYVKRRFENDPLKHILDPKSFEEEGYNEHEIEQHLLPFTNLALRCTEEKGEDRPDMIEVAKQLRQIEKSLHNY, encoded by the exons ATGGATAAACTGAGAAATGTTTTTCCGTTCTATAAACGAAAGGATGAGAAGGAAGAGAGTTTATCATCACACTTCTGCCAAAATGGAAGTTTACTACTGAAGGAACTAATTGCTTGTTTTGGTGGGCGGTACGAGCTTCCCATCCGAAGTTTCACTGCCGGAGAACTCATCAGGGCAACCAATAACTTTTCAGAACAGGTCAATCATATTGCCCTTGATGATTGGAAGTTTTTCAGAGGGAATTTGCAAGACCGGCCcattttggttaaatttggtgAGGTAGGAAGGGAGTTTCCAAGAATCACTGAGTTTGTCATTCGTGAGATAGTTGTCAATTCACAAATGGGTCACCCCAAGAATGTCTCACATCTTATAGGCTGCTGTTTGGAATTCGAGCTTCCTGCTGTGGTGTATGCTTATGCTCCTGGGATGGAATCTCTTACTCATTCCCTCAGCTATCCCCGTAATAGTAAACTACTTTCTTGGAAGAGTAGAATAAAGATTGCAAGTGACATAGCCAACGTCTTGCTTTATCTTCATACAGCATTTCCTTCACCAATCATTTTTCGGGATTTGAAATTAGCCAGGGTAATATTGGACAATAGCGGAGTAGCTAAATTAGTTGGCTTCATGGTTCAAAGTCACGGTCGCGGTCGCGGTCGCGGCCTGgaacgttccacatcggtctcggCATATCGGTCACG ACTCGgtgtgactcggccgagtcaatcCGTCGCGGTGACGACTCGGCTGATTTCTCGGCGAGTCAAGTATTTCGGTATCGTTTCGTCACGGTATCGTATCGGCAGGGGCcgagacggtgacgactcggccgagtcgtctcggTCTCGGCCGAGACTTCGAACCATGGTTGGCTTTGACCTTTCGATATCCCTTCCCCCTGGAGAAAAGAAGGTTGAAGATGAGATTTGTGGCACTTTTGGATACGTCGACCCTGAATACGTCAAGTCATGCTTTGTGACCGAGAAGAGTGATGTGTACAGCTTAGGGGTATTTATCCTTCTGCTAATTTCTGGAGAAACAAGCGTATTAAAGGATGATGAACTAACAGTAGCTTATGTCAAACGCCGCTTTGAGAATGATCCACTCAAACATATTCTGGATCCCAAGAGTTTTGAAGAGGAAGGCTACAACGAACATGAGATAGAGCAGCATTTGTTGCCTTTTACTAATCTTGCTTTGAGATGTacagaagaaaaaggagaagatAGGCCAGATATGATCGAGGTTGCAAAACAGCTCCGCCAAATCGAGAAGTCTCTGCACAATTATTAG